A stretch of DNA from Arthrobacter jiangjiafuii:
ATGGGCGAGCGTGGACCGGGCAGCGCCGTGCACCTGCGGGGCGCAACGCAGCGAATATGCATCCTGTACCCGGGTGAAACCGCCGGTTTTCTGTTCTTCAATCAGGGAAGAACCGGCCAGGACCGCGCGGATGTTCGCCGCCGACTCACCCTGTCCGGGCTGCGGCCGAAGGGCCTGCAGATCGGCAGCGAAGACCGCGTCGGAACCCAGCAGCCCTTCCACGCTCATGGCGGCCGCAACGTCGGCGGTGGAGAGCAAAAGGTGCAGGTCGGCGATGGCCAGGGTCAGCATGCCCAGCATCCCGTCCGTGCCATTGATCAGGGCCAGGCCTTCCTTCTCCTGCAGCTCCACCGGCTCCAGCCCCGCAGCAGACAGGGCCTCGCCCGCCGGCACCTTGGCGCCGTCGGCCGTACGCACCTCGCCCTCGCCCATCAAAGCCAGCGCGCAGTGCGAAAGGGGTGCCAGATCGCCGGAGCAGCCCAGCGAACCGTACTCGCCAACCACGGGGGTGATGCCGGCGTTCAGCAGCCCGGCATAGGCCTGGGCGACGACGGGACGGACGCCGGTACGGCCGGTGGCGAGCGTGGAAAGCCGGTTCAGCATCAGGGCGCGGATCACTTCACGGTCCACCTCGGCGCCCGATGACGCCGCGTGGCTGCGGATCAGCGAGCGCTGCAGCTGCCGGCGCTGCTGGGGAACGATCTGTTTGGTGGCCAGCGCGCCGAAGCCGGTGGAGACACCGTAGTGGGGCTTCTCGTCCGCGGCGAGTTCCTCGATGACGGCGCGGGAGGACAGCATGGCGGTGATCGAGGCGGGGGACAGCAGGACGGCCGCCCCGTGCCGTGCGACGGCGACAATGTCCCCTGCGGCCAGCGGGCCGGTCCCCAGTTCCACGGATGTGCCGGTGTTCAGTAGCGTTTTCATCTCTCCCCATCGTTGCGGAGATCTGTCTCCGAAGTATCTGGCGTTGCACTCTCTATCAGAGCACCTGTTGCCTGCCGGGCCTACGAGGCCGGATGATTCCGTTTCTGGGATCCCAGACACTGCCCTAGACTCTGGGCATGCCAGCCTCCTATTCGCGGGTGCAGGTCCCCGCCGCCGCGCAGGTCCTGTCCATCCTGCGCTATCTCGGCACGCAGGCCGGACCGGTAGGTGCCACCGCCGTCGCCCGGGACCTGATGCTCCCGAGGTCCACCACCTATCACCTGCTGGCTGCCCTGGTCGCCGACGGCTTTGCCGTGCATCTGCCGGAGGAACGCAAATACGCGCTGGGGGCAACGGCCCACGAGCTGGGCACCGGGTACGCCCGGCAGGCGCCGCTGCAGCGGATCGGCCGGTTTCCCCTGCGCAAGCTCGTGGCCCGGACCCGGCTGACCGGGCATCTGGCCGTGCTGCAGGGAACCGACGTCATCTATGTAATCGAGGAACGCGCCCCTAATCAGCTGCCCCTGGTGACCGACGCCGGGATCCGGCTTCCGGCGCACCGCACCGCCAGCGGGCGGGCCATGCTGGCGCAAATGACCGACGCTCAGTTGCGCGCGCTCTACCCGGAGCCCGAGACCGTGCGCTCCGTCCGCGCAGGCGGCCAGGCGTTGACCGCGCTGCTCCACCAGATCCGGGACCGCGGCTATGCCTGGGAGGAAAACGAGGTCACCGAGGGTTTCTCCTCCATTGCCGTACCGGTGCTGGACCGCACGGGACACGCCGTCGCCAGCGTCACGCTGACCGCGCCGAACGCTTCACCTGTTGATTCGGGGGGACTGCGGGGGATCGACGATCTGGCGGCGCAGTGGCTGCCAGACGTGTCCAAGTGTGCGGCGGAAATCTCCCGCCGGCTCGGGGGCCAGTCCGGGACGTGGCAGGGAGCGCAGCAGGGCTAGGACGGACGGTCCCCGTTCCACTCAAAGGGCTGTGCAATTATCGATCCATGTCCGAAACCGCAGATCAGCCAGTTGCAGTCCGCGCGAGGGCCCATATTGGAACCTCCAAGTGGCTGCACCGCCCGGTGCGCCTGGTTTGCTACGACGCACGCTGGGCGGATGGGCACGTGAAATTCGACGTGGACATCTACAAAGAGGGTCTCCGGGGACGGCACACAACGGATAAGGATGACATCTTCCAGAGCATGCACGCCACCTGCCCTGAGGTCGGAACCGGCCAGTGGGTGCACATATCGTATGGCGTGATCGATGAATCCTCCGGGCCTGAACCGGTCCCGCCGAAAAACCATGGGGGCAGGCCGCTGAAGTATCGGCCACCACAGAATCCGTCAGGGATGTAGCGGATCTTCCACCGGCGCATCGCCTGGGCAACACCGCGGCTCTGGGCGCATCCGTCTGAAATACCAGACAACACACCTGGCCCTGGATCCAGATGGGCAGGGCGCAGTTACGGTCGAAAGATGGCTACTATCTCCGATCCCACCCGAAGCATCCGGGCCCCGCGCGGCACCGCGCTGACCGCCAAGAGCTGGCAGACCGAGGCGCCGCTGCGCATGCTGATGAACAACCTGGACCCCGAGGTCGCCGAACGCCCCGAGGACCTGGTGGTCTACGGCGGCACCGGCCGGGCCGCCCGCAGCTGGGAAGCCTACGACGCGATCATCCGGACCCTGTCCACCCTGGCGGACGACGAGACGCTGCTCGTCCAGTCCGGAAAACCGGTGGGCGTGTTCCGTACCAATGAATGGGCGCCGCGGGTCCTGCTCGCGAACTCGAACCTGGTGGGGGACTGGGCCACCTGGCCGGAGTTCCGGCGGCTCGAGGCCGAGGGCCTGATGATGTACGGGCAGATGACGGCCGGCTCCTGGATCTACATCGGCACCCAGGGGATCCTGCAGGGCACCTACGAAACCTTCGGCGCCGTCGCCCGCAAGCGCTTCAAGGATGAGAACGCAACGCTGGCCGGCACGCTGACCCTGACCGGCGGCTGCGGCGGCATGGGCGGCGCGCAGCCGCTGGCCGTGACGCTGAACGGGGGAGCGGTGCTGATTGTCGACGTCGACGAGACCCGCCTGCGCCGCCGGGCCGGCAAGCGCTACCTGCACGAGGTGGAAACCGACCTGGACACTGCCGTCGCCAAGGTCGTGGCCGCCAAGGCCGAAAAGCGGGCGCTCTCGGTGGGGCTGGTGGGCAACGCCGCCGAGGTGTTTGAGGAACTGCTGCGCCGGCACAACGCCGGCGAGATCACCGTGGACGTCGTCACGGACCAGACCTCCGCCCACGATCCGCTGAGCTACCTGCCGGTGGGCATCGCGGTGGAGCAGTGGAAGGCCGAATCCGCGGCGGATCCCGAAGGCTTTACCAAGCAGG
This window harbors:
- the hutH gene encoding histidine ammonia-lyase — protein: MKTLLNTGTSVELGTGPLAAGDIVAVARHGAAVLLSPASITAMLSSRAVIEELAADEKPHYGVSTGFGALATKQIVPQQRRQLQRSLIRSHAASSGAEVDREVIRALMLNRLSTLATGRTGVRPVVAQAYAGLLNAGITPVVGEYGSLGCSGDLAPLSHCALALMGEGEVRTADGAKVPAGEALSAAGLEPVELQEKEGLALINGTDGMLGMLTLAIADLHLLLSTADVAAAMSVEGLLGSDAVFAADLQALRPQPGQGESAANIRAVLAGSSLIEEQKTGGFTRVQDAYSLRCAPQVHGAARSTLAHAEMVAECERASAIDNPVVTLDGRLESNGNFHGAPVGYVLDFLAIAVADVASMSERRTDRFLDRNRSHGLNAFLAFDPGVDSGHMIAQYTQAGIVSELKRLAVPASVDSIPSSAMQEDHVSMGWAAGLKLRRAIDGLTRVLAIELLTSARALDMRDGGVVTSRSAPAVTAVRTAMRAAVDGPGPDRYLAPEIESARLLVADGSLLAAADSALDRPLV
- the hutU gene encoding urocanate hydratase, with the translated sequence MATISDPTRSIRAPRGTALTAKSWQTEAPLRMLMNNLDPEVAERPEDLVVYGGTGRAARSWEAYDAIIRTLSTLADDETLLVQSGKPVGVFRTNEWAPRVLLANSNLVGDWATWPEFRRLEAEGLMMYGQMTAGSWIYIGTQGILQGTYETFGAVARKRFKDENATLAGTLTLTGGCGGMGGAQPLAVTLNGGAVLIVDVDETRLRRRAGKRYLHEVETDLDTAVAKVVAAKAEKRALSVGLVGNAAEVFEELLRRHNAGEITVDVVTDQTSAHDPLSYLPVGIAVEQWKAESAADPEGFTKQAGESMARQVAAMVGFQDAGAEVFDYGNSIRDEARQGGYDRAFEFPGFVPAYIRPLFCEGMGPFRWVALSGDPQDIAVTDAAMKELFPENERLHRWLDAAAEHVEFEGLPARICWLGYGDRAKAGLLFNRLVAEGKVSAPIVIGRDHLDSGSVASPYRETEAMADGSDAVADWPLLNAMLNTASGATWVSIHHGGGVGIGRSIHAGQVSVADGTELAARKLDRLLTNDPGTGVVRHADAGYQRAAEVAVERGIRLPMSEG
- a CDS encoding IclR family transcriptional regulator, which produces MPASYSRVQVPAAAQVLSILRYLGTQAGPVGATAVARDLMLPRSTTYHLLAALVADGFAVHLPEERKYALGATAHELGTGYARQAPLQRIGRFPLRKLVARTRLTGHLAVLQGTDVIYVIEERAPNQLPLVTDAGIRLPAHRTASGRAMLAQMTDAQLRALYPEPETVRSVRAGGQALTALLHQIRDRGYAWEENEVTEGFSSIAVPVLDRTGHAVASVTLTAPNASPVDSGGLRGIDDLAAQWLPDVSKCAAEISRRLGGQSGTWQGAQQG